The Methanofervidicoccus abyssi genome includes the window CTAGGTGTATACTCAGATCCAAATAGAGATCCTCGAGGACATACTGTGTCTGTAGTATATGTTTTAGAGTATATAGGAGGTTCTCCCAAGGGATTAGATGATGCTAAGGAAGCCAAATTTTTCAATATAGATGAAATAGAAGATATGGACTTAGCCTTCGATCATAAGACTATTTTTAGAGATTATTTAAAATTTAGAGATAAGAGGTGGCAGTATGGTAAAGTTCTGTAAAAAGTGTAACAACATAATGCTTCCAAAGAATGGTAAGTGGGTATGTACTGTATGTCACTTTGAGATAGAGATGAAAAAAGAAGACGAAACCTTTGTACTTAAAGAGAGAATAGAATCCAAGAAAAAAGAGATCGCAGTAATCGAGAATGTAAATACACTACCAACTACCAAGGTGGAGTGTCCTCAGTGTGGAAACTTAGAGGCTTTCTGGTGGCTTCAACAGACGAGATGTGCAGATGAACCTGAGACAAGATTCTACAGATGTACAAAGTGCGGTTATACGTGGAGGGAGTATGATTAGATAAAAAAGAGGACAGAAAAAATTATAGTTATTATAAGTTTTAGCACATAACATTATTAAATTTATAATAGGTCCCAGTTCCTATTAAAAACGATAAAGATTCTAATTTTAATTATTTTTAGGGTTTATTATTATTTATAGTATTAAAAAAATTAAGAATCATTAAAGTATTTGTCTGTTTTTTCAGTGTTTTAACACTTTTGAAGATTTATACCCTCTAAAAGTATTTGTCCTGCCTTAATCCTCTTACATTCTTTCTCAGAGAACAGTTTAAACTTCCCTGCATTACAGAAGTGCTGAACTCTTAGCCCTATTCTTCTTAAAGTATCTTTCTCCATCTTCTCCCCAAAAAATTCCTGAAGTGTCTTAGAAACCGCTCCACAGGGAGAATCTCTGATGATCTCTATGTTCCTTATGATGTTGTTGTTATCTAAGTAAATATTTACCATAGGTTTTCCAAAGTGTCTTAAGAATTCTCGTAATTGAGGGTAGTATTCCAGTTTGCCTCTCAGATATTTCTCATCCAAATTACACAGTAGATCTGGACATACTACATTTTTAAACCTTTCCATCTGTCTCTTGAAGCCTTCACCTTTCCATATACCTATTATTATAAAAAGGTTTTTATCTAAATTCTCTTGAGTATTGATTTCTTCTAAGAGGGTATAAGTGAGATCTGGATTTCTTAAATAGGTTATTAAAATATCGAAATTTTTAAGTTTTTTTAGTGTTTCTTCTTCTATCCTTATATCTTCAAAGTAGCCCTTATAATCCAATACAATATATTTACAGTAAAATTTCTTTTTTATAACCTCGTAGGCTCTATGCCCATACTTCCCATCTGAAACTATGGCAATCGATATTTTATCACTCATTTACATCACAGGATTTATCATATTTCCATATATTTAGGTGTTTGAATATTTATTTTTATAAAATAAATGGTAGCCCGGCGCGGATTCGAACCGCGGTCCCGGGGTCCAAAGCCCCGGATGATAGGCCACTACACCACCGGGCTACTTCTAAATATTTGGCAAAACTTTCATAGTTAATTCTTCTATTTATACTTTTCTATAATTAACATATTTAAATTAATTATGAATCTTAGAGAAACCTATTTTATCTTTCAGTACTAAAGAATTATCTGGAGAAAGATAATAGAAAACTCATCCTTCTAAAAATACAACAACGATAAAGATAAATAATAAATAAAGAAAAGATTTTAAAATAAAAAACCTTATTACTTCGAATATAAATTTTTGAAAGTATTGGGTATTACCGATTCCTTTGGGTATTCTTTATACAATGGAGAATTTTCTCATCTCATCTCAGTACAGTTAATGGTTTTATTTCTTACTAAATATTTTTTATTTTTTATAAGGTTGGAATTTTTTTATATATCTCTTTTTAATCACTAAGTTTGTAAGTATTATGAGGTATCTATAATGCTTATCATTTTTATTACGACTCTGATGGTTTTTGTTTAAGTGTAAAATAAGAACATAATTATTAATTTTAACTCCTCACCTCCTGAGGTGAAAATATGAAATCCTTCGTTATTACTGCAAGGGGGCATCCAAATGTTAAATGTACTCATAAAACCACGTTGGAGATTACAAAAGAAAACTATTTAACATCAACTGGAGACTGTATAATAGGAATATCTGCAGATAAATCGATGTTGGACTTTCCAGAAGATTTCAGGGAGAAGATAAGAAATGCCGATAGAATAGTTGTTGAGATCCTGGTAGATGATCTAAGGGAGGTTATCGTTGGAAGGGGACATAGAGATCTTATCCTAAGCCATCCCACTGACATAGTAATTAGAAAGAGTACTTATATCTGTCCGAGAACCTTGATGATCTCTGCGAATAAAAGCGCTAGGGATATAGACCGAGAGATAGTTAAGAAACTAAGAGAAGGCGATAAATTAACATTTAAAATAACTGTAGGTTAGTTGTAATACTATATATAAAGTTTAGGTATTTTTTTACTCCATGTCCTCTGGCAACTTTGCAGCAATATCGTGATGTTCAGCTAGACCTAAGGCTGCAACAGCGCCAATTATTCCTTCTTCCCTATCAAATATCTTGACAACCTCTATGTTGTTCTTCTCCGCCACACCTATAGCCTCCTCGATAGATACCATCTTTTCCTTTGCCTTATTTGTAAATATCTTCATACTCTTGGATGGGGTTATACCGTAGTATAGAGCCATAGCAGTTTTATCAGATAAACTTCTCTCTTTGATAAAATCCCTAATTACTTCCTTAACCTTATACTTGTACTTAGGATACACTGCAAAGGTTAGGGCAACTGAGACGCAATTCTGGGTTTTATTTGGATTTCCAGGATATAGTTGCACTATGGTATGATCCATATAATAGCCAAACCCTTTACTTTCAATATATTTACCTATCTCATGTGCCAGTACCCAGGTTGCCCCCTTCTCCTTTGTATCTGTGTCATCTATACCTACTATTAACTTCTCCATTTTAGGAGTGATGACAATACCTCTACCAAGTTTTGAACCTCCTCCCTTCTCTAATATTACAGTGTCGATAACATTCTCAGCCCCTTTCCTCAACTCTATTCCCACACCTCCCCCAGCCAATCCTACATAGTGGACATGGACGTTTTCCCCTTTTATATAAACTTCTTCAATACCTGCTGCAGAAATTGAAGGTACTAAGTTTAACCTACTCCTCCCTATCTTTAATATAAAGTGGTGTTTATTACCTTCCCTCCATGCAGATATAACAAGAGGAGATGTTCTTCTGTACTGGTATATCACCCATTGAGATCCGTTAGGACATGGATGCTCCTCCACAAGTTCGACGATTCCTAAACCTTCATCTACCATGGCAACTATCCTCTTATAAGATATATTTTCCATAACAATCACTTTAACCGTTGTCTTCTTTGCTAGATCTTTTTAACTTGTAGTCTAAAACCATCTCCTTTAACTTTTCTTCAACTTCTTTTAACTCCCTTTTAAGATCTTCTATCTTGTAGTAGATATCCCATTTTAAGGAGCAGTTTATATTTATAGATATGCTTTTTAATACTTCTATACACCTTTTCAAGTTATGATAGTTTATTATCGTAATGTACTCACTGCTATTTAACCTCTCCAACTGATTCTCAAGTTCCTTCACTAAATCCAAATATCTCTTTAGTTCCCTACTTAAAAATCTTCCCTCCTCTATGGAAATACGTACCTCTGAGTTAGTATCTAAGCTCTCCAGAGTCTCCTCTAACATGTCTATCTCGTTATTGAGATCTATGTATCTTTTAAAATATTCTTTTAATTTATCAATTTTTTCATAATCTTTATCTTTTAAAATTATCAACTCCACAGTCTTTTTTATCTCCTCGATATTAATCCCCTTCCGTAGAATAAATTTTTAATAATTTTATAATTTTTTAATTTAAATATATTTTATTGTTTCTATTATATTGTACTATTATATTGTATTATTTTAACAAAGGATTAACTACTACCTACATGTCTAACATTTACTAACATCCCTTTTTTAGCTCTCTTCATCTCGGAGCCATTTAGAATAGCCCTTCCCACCCCAATTACTTCATCCTCGTAGATAATCACCACCTCGTCCCTTACAGATATATTCTCATCACAGTCCTCAAATCCTGGAGGGAATAGAGCCCCCTTTTTAACCTTAAAATTAACCTCTACCCAGTTTACCTTTCCAAGTAACTTACCACCTTCGTGAGTTAAGACGTAGAGACCAGTCTCGGGATTTATGGAACATATCTGAATTAATTTGTTGTCTTTTTTGATAAAGAATCTCTTAATCTCTCCTTTAACTACCACATCGTCAGGAATGATATTTTTCTTAAATTGAAACTTTGAAAGCTCCTTGTAGTTGTGAAGAGTTTGCATCCTCCTTAATTTTTTTAAATCCTTCTCTTTTATTTCACACTCTTCTTTTAACTCCCTAAGTGTATTTCTTAGAGTTTTTAGGGATTCTGAAGATGTTGGATCTCCCTTAGACGTTACTATAAGATCTCCGTACTTCTCGCATGTGTCCTTCAGTATCTCTAGGTAATGATCAGGAAGATGGGCCAATATCTTTAGATGTTGGAACTTCTTTCTTCCCTTTTTTAGTAAGTTATCTAGCTCTCTGTTAATAAACTCTATTTCCTCTAAGGACCACCTGCCTGTAACCGGGATGTCGTAGTTTACTACACCTTCAAGAGCTCTGGGAACTACACCGTAGGGAGAAGTGATAATAACTTCCTCAACTGGAAATCCTACAGGTTTTATTGCATTTATGAAATAACTGTGAGACT containing:
- a CDS encoding transcription factor S — translated: MVKFCKKCNNIMLPKNGKWVCTVCHFEIEMKKEDETFVLKERIESKKKEIAVIENVNTLPTTKVECPQCGNLEAFWWLQQTRCADEPETRFYRCTKCGYTWREYD
- a CDS encoding NUDIX domain-containing protein, encoding MKRYKSPSLTVDGILEVGGKILLVKRKNPPFKDFWAFPGGFVNYGERTEEAVVREVFEESGIKTKVKDLLGVYSDPNRDPRGHTVSVVYVLEYIGGSPKGLDDAKEAKFFNIDEIEDMDLAFDHKTIFRDYLKFRDKRWQYGKVL
- a CDS encoding DUF166 family protein, translating into MSDKISIAIVSDGKYGHRAYEVIKKKFYCKYIVLDYKGYFEDIRIEEETLKKLKNFDILITYLRNPDLTYTLLEEINTQENLDKNLFIIIGIWKGEGFKRQMERFKNVVCPDLLCNLDEKYLRGKLEYYPQLREFLRHFGKPMVNIYLDNNNIIRNIEIIRDSPCGAVSKTLQEFFGEKMEKDTLRRIGLRVQHFCNAGKFKLFSEKECKRIKAGQILLEGINLQKC
- a CDS encoding DUF371 domain-containing protein — translated: MKSFVITARGHPNVKCTHKTTLEITKENYLTSTGDCIIGISADKSMLDFPEDFREKIRNADRIVVEILVDDLREVIVGRGHRDLILSHPTDIVIRKSTYICPRTLMISANKSARDIDREIVKKLREGDKLTFKITVG
- the mmp11 gene encoding methanogenesis marker protein 11: MENISYKRIVAMVDEGLGIVELVEEHPCPNGSQWVIYQYRRTSPLVISAWREGNKHHFILKIGRSRLNLVPSISAAGIEEVYIKGENVHVHYVGLAGGGVGIELRKGAENVIDTVILEKGGGSKLGRGIVITPKMEKLIVGIDDTDTKEKGATWVLAHEIGKYIESKGFGYYMDHTIVQLYPGNPNKTQNCVSVALTFAVYPKYKYKVKEVIRDFIKERSLSDKTAMALYYGITPSKSMKIFTNKAKEKMVSIEEAIGVAEKNNIEVVKIFDREEGIIGAVAALGLAEHHDIAAKLPEDME